GGAGCTCGTGGGACTTGTGTCCCAACGGCTTGCCCAGGAACTCCTTATAGAGTTGCTGGACGGCCGGGCTCTCGTGGGATTTGCGAAGGGCCATCCGCTCATCGGCCGTGTAGATGCCGTTGATTCGCTGTTGACGGATCTCGGTGTTCGTCGGGATCGGCTGCCCGCCGCCGCCAATGCAGCCGCCTGGGCAGCACATGATCTCGATGAAGTGGTAGTCGGCTTCACCCTTGGCCAGCTTATCCATGAGCTTCCGGGCATTGCCGAGGCCGTGGGCCACGGCCACCTTGACCGGCAGGTCGCCCACCTGGACGGTGGCTTCCTTGACCCCCTCGAGGCCGCGGACGGCGGTGAAGTTGACGTTGCCGAGGGTCTTGCCGGTGATCAGCTCGTACGCCGTCCGGAGGGCGGCCTCCATGACGCCGCCGGTGGCCCCGAAGATGACGGCCGCGCCGGTGGTGATCCCGAACGGATCGTCGTACTTCTCCTCGGGCAAGTTCTCGAAGTCGATGCCGGCCTGCTTGATCATCCGCGCCAGCTCGCGGGTGGTCAGGACGACGTCGACATCCTTGTACCCGCTATCGTTCATCTCCGGCCGGGTGATTTCGAACTTCTTGGCCGTGCACGGCATGATCGAGACCGAGAAGACGTCGGCCGGGTTGACCCCGGCCTTCTCGGCGTAGTACGTCTTGGCCAGGGCACCGAACATCTGCTGCGGCGACTTGCAGGTCGACAGGTGCGGCAGAAGCTGCGGGTAGAAGTGCTCGATGAACTTGATCCAGCCGGGGCTGCAGGAGGTGATTAACGGCAGGACTCCACCGTGGGTGACCCGCTCGATGAGCTCCGAGCCTTCCTCGAGGATGGTCAGGTCGGCGGTGAAGTCGGTGTCGAAGACCTTGTCGAAGCCCAGTCGCCGAAGGGCGGCGACCATCTTGCCGGTGACGATCGACCCGGGGGCGGCTCCGAACGGCTCGCCGATGGCCACCCGGGTGGCCGGAGCGGTCTGGACGACGACGTGCTTCTTCGGGTCGGCGAGGGCCGCCCAGACCTTGTCGGTGTCGTCCCGCTCGACGATGGCCGCGGTCGGGCAGACCAACGAGCACTGCCCGCACATGGCGCAGGCCACTTCGCTCAGGGTGTCGCCGAAAGCCGGGGCGATGACGGTATCGAAGCCGCGTTCGATGGGGGCGATGGCCCTGACCCCCTGGACCTTCTCGCACACCGCCACGCAGCGGCGGCACAGAACGCACTTCTCCGGATTGCGGATGATCGACGGGGTCGAGTCGTCCACGGGGTACTTTGACTTCGCGCCCTCGAAACGGACTTGCCGGATGCCCATCGTCTCGGCCAGGGCCTGCAGCTCGCAGTTGAGGTTCCGCGGGCAGATCAGGCAGTCGGTCGGATGGTTGGACAGGAGCAGCTCGACGGTCAGGCGCCGGGACGACCGCACGGCCGGGGAGCTGGTCGAGACGACCATCCCGTTCGCCACGGGGGCGACGCACGCCGCCTGCAAGGCCTTGGCCCCTTTCACCTCGACGACGCAGACTCGGCAGGCCCCTATTTCGTTAATGTCCTCCAGGTAGCAGAGGGTCGGGATGTCGATGCCTGCCTTCTTTGCCGCGTCGAGGATTGTGGCGCCCTCTTCGATTTCGACCTTTTGATTGTCGATGGTCAAGGTCACGGTTGCCATTAGCGTCACACCCCCTCTTTACTCCTTCACGTCGCAACGGAGGCAACGTGAGGCTTCCAGGACAGCGGCTTTTTCGTCGAAGCCCAGTTCGACCTCGGCGAAGCTCTTGCAACGGTCCTTGGCGCCGACACAGGGCATCTTGGACCGCGGCCGCTCGTCCTCGACGATCTCGCCGCTGATCTTGCGGACGACCACCGACGTCGGGACGACGTTGCCGTCGCCATCGAGGTACTTGTCGATGGCCGAGGCGACCGTCTTGCCGGCGGCGATCGCTCCGATGACGGTGTCCGGACCGGTGACGCAGTCGCCACCGGCGAAGACTCCGGGAAGCTTGGTGGCCATCTTGCCGTCGACGGCTACGGTGCCGTCCCGGTTGATCTCGAGCTTCTGGCCGTTGTTCAGGGCCTCGATCTCAGGGGCCTGGCTGACGGCCGGGATGACCACGTCGGCATCGATGACGAACTCCGAGCCTTCGACGGCCATCGGGCGCCGCCGCCCGCTGCGGTCGAACTCGCCGAGCTTCATCCTCAGGCACTCGAGCCCGATGACCCTGCCGTCCTTGCCGAGGACCGACTTCGGGGCGGCCAGGAACAGGAACTCGATCCCTTCGTGCTCGGCATCGTCGACCTCCTCGCGGAGGGCCGGCATCTCGTCGCGGCGCCGGCGATAGACGACCTTGACCGCGGCCGCCCCGAGGCGCAGGGCCACCCGGGCCGAGTCGATGGCCGCGTTACCGCCGCCGATGACGGCGACCTTCTTGCCCTTCATCTTGACGTCCTCTCCCAGGTTGACCTGGCGGAGGAAGTCGGTCGCGTGGAACACGCCGGCCAGATCCTCGCCCGGGATGTCCAGGCGCTGGCTCTTGTGGGCGCCGACGGCCAGGAAGATGGCCTTGTAGCCCTTCTTCCGGAGGCCTTCGAGGGTGATCTCCTTGCCCACCCGGACGCCGGTCTTGATCTCGACACCGGCCTTTTCGATCGTCTCGATCTCGGACTTGAGCAGCTTCTTGGGCAGGCGGTACTCGGGGATGCCGACAGCCATCATCCCGCCGGCCACCGGCAGGGCTTCGAACACGGTCACCGGGTAACCCTTGACGGCCAAGTAGTAGGCCGCCGAGAGGCCGGCCGGGCCGGAGCCGATGACGGCCACCTTGTCGCCCTTCTTGGCCTCGACCTTGACCGGCTTGTGCCCGTTGTTCTGGAGGGCCCAGTCGCCGGCGAAGCGCTTCAGGGACCGGATGGCCAGAGGCTCGTCGATCTGGGCGCGGCGGCACTTGGACTCACAGGGATGATTACAAACGCGACCGCAGATGGCCGGGAAGGGGTTCTCTTCCTTGACCGTCAGGTAGGCCTCTCCGAACCGCTTGTTCCGGATGTGATCGAGGTAGACCGGCACGTCGACGTTGGCCGGGCAAGTGTTCTGGCAGGGCGATTTGAAGAGCATCGCACAGACCGAAGCGGCGCACTTGTGCTCCTTGATGTGCTGCTCGTACTCGTGCCTGAAGTAGCGGATGGTCGACAGAACCGGGTTCGGGGCGGTCTGCCCGAGGCCGCACAGGGCCGAGTTCTTGATCTCGTTGGACATCTCGATCAAAAGCTCGATGTCGCCTTCCTTGCCCTGGCCGCGGGTGATCCGCTGGAGGATCTCCAGCATCCGCTTGGTCCCGATGCGGCACGGGGTGCACTTGCCGCACGACTCGTCCTGGACGAACTCCAGGAAGTACTTGGCCAAGTCGACCATGCAGGTGTCCTCGTCCATGATAATCAGGCCGCCGGACCCCATGATCGTCCCGAGGGCGGTGAGGGTGTCGTAGTCGACCCGCGTGTTCAAGTACTCGGTCGGGATGCAGCCGCCGGACGGGCCGCCGGTCTGGGCCGCCTTGAACTTCTTGTTGTTGGGGATGCCGCCGCCGATGTCGAAGATGATCTCCCCGAGCGGGGTGCCCATCGGGACCTCGACCAGGCCGGTGTTGACGATCTTGCCGGCCAGGGCGAAGACCTTGGTCCCCTTGGACTTCTCGGTGCCGATGGCGGCGAACCAGTCGGCCCCCTTGAGGATGATCGGGCTCACGCAGGCCCAGGTCTCAACGTTGTTGATGACCGTCGGCCTACGGAAGAGGCCCTCATTGGCCGGGAAGGGCGGTCTCGGCCGCGGCTCGCCGCGTCGGCCCTCGATCGAAGTCAGAAGAGCGGTTTCCTCGCCGCAGACGAAGGCCCCGGCGCCGACCCGGATGTCCAGGTCGAAGTCGAACCCGGTGCCGAAGATGTTCTTGCCTAACAGCCCGTATTCACGGGCCTGCTTGATGGCGTGGGTAAGGCGCTCGACGGCCAGCGGGTACTCGGCTCGGATGTAGACGTAGCCTTGATTTGCCCCGATGGCGTAACCGCCGATGGCCATGGCCTCGATGACTGAGTGCGGGTCGCCCTCCATGACGCTGCGATCCATGAAGGCCCCGGGGTCGCCTTCGTCGGCGTTGCAGACCACGTACTTCGGGCTGCCCTTGGCCTTGGCGCAGAAGTCCCACTTGGTCCCGGTCGGGAACCCGCCGCCGCCACGGCCGCGGAGCCCGGATTTCTTGATTGTGTCGATCACGTCGGCCGGGGTCATCTTGGTCAGGGCCTTGCCGAGGGCGGCATAGGCGTCGCGGCCGATGGCCTCCTCGACGTTAAGCGGATCGATCTGGCCGCAATTCCTCAGGGCGATGCGGTACTGCTTGTTGAAGAAATCGATGTCGGCGTAGGACGGGACGGCCTCGTCCGTGCCGGGAAGCTTGTAGGTCAGGTGCTCGACCAGGCGGCCCTTGAGAAGATGCTCGTTGGCGATCTCGACGGCGTCCTCGGGTTTGAGTTTCTTGTAGAAGACGCCTTCGGGATAGACCACCATCACCGGGCCGAGGTCGCACGGACCCATGCATCCGGTCTCGACGATCCGGACTTCCTTATCCAGGCCGAGCTTGTGGACCTCGGCGACAAGGGCCTCCTCTACGGCCTTACAGTTCGAGGAGACACATCCGGCGCCGGCGCAGACCAGGACGTGCGAGCGATAGAGATCCATTCATCGACCCTCCTTCATCTAGTGGCGACTACCCATTCCCCTACTACCTGATCGTTGATGACGTGTTGGGCCACGATCTTCTTGGCCTTCTCGGCATCAACGTTGCCGTAGGTGACCTTCGGCTTGCCCGGCTTGGTCACATCGACCAGGGGTTCTTTCTCGCATAGTCCGACACATCCGGTCTGGGTGATGACGACGTCGGTGAGGTTCCGCTTGCCCAGTTCGGCCAGGATGGCCGCCATGGTCTCGCGGGCGCCGGCGGCGATCCCGCAGGTCCCCATACCGATGGTGATCTGAGTCTTATGTCCCGCTTGGCGGACCCGCGTTTCCTCCAGGGCCCGCTGCCGGATCTTCTCCAGTTCATCCAGGGACTTCAAATGGCTCACCCCTTTTGCAGATTCGCCAATGCCTCGGATAAGTGCCCCTTGACCCAGTCGGCGACGAGTGGGTGGTCAAAACCCACCTCTCCCAACCGCTCATGAACGGCCCGGCTGTCGAAGACGAACCCCCTGTCCCCCAGGCGATGGCGGTAGCGCAGGTCCAGGCCGGCATGGCCGGCCAGGAACACCGCCAGGGTGGTGGGGAGATCGCCCAAAGGTGCCCGGTCGATGTTGGAGCGCTGAAAGGTAGCGGTGACGGTCGTCCCCGCCCCCGGAGCCGACTCTATCTCTAGTCCTCCGTTGCAGCGCCTGGCGGCCGCCTCGAAGAGCGGCAACCCAAGCCCGACGGGCCTTGTCTTCCTGGTCGTAAAAAAGGGGTCCAGGACCCTCCTCCGGGTCTCCGCGTCCATCCCCCGTCCGTTGTCGGTGACAACTAGGCGCAGTGCGTCGCGGGCCGGGTCTTCCTCGATGGAGAGGTCGACCTGGTCGGCGCCGGCTTCGGCCGAGTTCTGGAGCAGATCGAGGAGGTGCAAGGCTAGTTCGCGCATGGTTTACCGTCTCTCGGTGGCCTTGTGGGGGCCAGGCTCGCCGGGGCTACTTGTAGCGGCCAAGAACGCCGGGGATCTTGTCTGGCTTCAACCGGGCGTGGACGTCGTCGTTGACCATGATCACCGGCCCGAGCCCGCAGGCCCCGAGGCACCGGACGATCTCCAGCGAGAACTTGGCGTCCGGGGTGGTGTCGCCGGCCTTGACCCCGAGTTCTTTCTCGATCCGCTCCAAGACTCGTTCCGAGCCCCGGACGTAGCAGGCAGTACCCTTACAGGCCCCGATCTTGTACTTCCCCTTCGGCTTGGTCGAGAAGAGGGCATAGAAGGTGACGACCCCGTAGACCTCGGCCAGGGACACCTCCAGGGCCTCGGCCGTCTTCATCTGCACGTCCTGCGGCAGATAACCGAACAGCTCCTGGGCCTTGTGAAGGACCGTGATCAGGGCATTCTTCTGCCCTCTGTACTGATCGAGGATCTTATCGAGCTCCTGGTACTTTTCGTCCAAGCATTCGCAGGTTACACTCATGGTTTACGGTTCTTCCTCCCTTCGAGAGACTTGCCGCCGCTGGAACCGGTGTGCCTCATGATTCCTGACGGACCACCACCTTTCGGTCTTCACGGCCTTCCAGCGCGGCCACAAACTCCGCCAAGCTCGGCCCGGCCATCAACAATGACGTCTTCCCACTGACGATGTCCTCGAGCCGATGGGCGTCCGACGAGGCGACGATGGAGGCCTCGTGGATCCATGGGCAAGCCGCAAGGACCGCCGGGATGGACTGCGGTCGGGAGACTTCGTAGCCCGGAAAGGGTACCCCGGTGGGAACCGCCCCAAGGACCCCGATCAGGCTGTATGCTTTGCGGTCGACGTGGGCCGGAAGGCACGCCCCACCGCTCCTGGTGACGATCTTGAAGGCGTCATCCAAACCAAGATCACTTGAAACCAAGAGGAGCCGACGGCACTCTCCCAGGAGCTCCCCTTGCTCGTCGTAGAGCGGCTGCCGGCCGAGCCGCTCGGGCCGGTTCTCGACCGCCGGCAGGTGGGCATAGACCAGGGACTGAAACTCTGTTGCCGCCCTCACGTCCGGGAAAAGGCAGAGCAGATGGACTTCTTCCTTCGTCTGGAGCTCCATCCCCGGCCAGACGGTCAGGCCGACCCGCTCCCCGGCGATGACCGCCGCCTCGACGTTCTCACAGCTGTTGTGGTCGGTGATGGCGATGATGTCCAGCCCCCGTTGGCGGGCCCGGTGTACGACCCGCGATGGGGAGGCGTCATCCGCGGCGCAGGGCGAGAGCGAGGTATGAATGTGTATATCTGCAGAAAATAACTGTGACATCTTTCACAAATGGCGGCAGAGCAAAGCGTGAATCCGGCCCGCCGTCTCGAAGCTCCCCTCGCGGGTCTGTAGGAGGGTCAGCCCCTCCCGCTCGGCCTTGGCCAGGGTCTCGGGCTCGGGGGCGAACCCTCCGGTGATGACCACCCCGGCCACCGCCGTCAGGCTGCCGACCGCGATCACGTTTTGGTGGGTCTGGATGGTGATCCAGACATTCCCTTCCCTAGCGTGGGCCATCACGTCACTGAGGAGATCGGAGCAATAACCCCCGGTCACCTCGGTGTCGAGGCCCCGCCCCTGGGCGGCCACCGCCAAGCCGAGCCGCTCGGCGATCTCCCTCAACCGCACGGTCACCCCTCCCCCCAAGATACCGGTTCCGGTCGTCCCATTCGCTGTGGGCTAACGTCCCTGTCCGCCCGACGGACTGCCATCGACGGCGCCGGGCGGGCTCTGGCCGGAAGCGCCGCCCTGCCCTTGGTTCGCGTTCGGCCCCTTCTGGCCCATCGCCGGCGGGACCTTGCGGGCCAGCTCCAAAACCTCCTGAGCGAGGACCTGGACGCGGTCGCGGAGTTTGAAGACGCAATCGGTCTCGAAGGCCACCCCGCGGACGATGTCCTCGGCCAAGGTCCGACAGCTCGGCGAACCGCAGGAGCCGCAGTCCAGTCCGGGGAGCTCGCCGACCGTCCGCTCGAGGGTGCCGGTCATCGTGATCGCTTGCTGCAGATCCTTGTCAAGCTGCATCACCGGCCTCGCCGCGACCTTCTTGCTCATCGTCAGGAGGCCCTGGTCATACCAGTTGGCGAGCTCATCCGCGGAGAACTGGAAGCCCTTCTGCCCCGACTGCTCCGACAGGTTCTTCATCCGGACCCTGGCGACGAAGGGGTTCTCCACCGCCAGCGGGCCCCCGATGCACCCGCCGATGCAAGCCTGCGCCTCAAGGTAGTCGACGTCGTGGAGCCTTCCCTTCTCGACCTCCTCGAGGACGGCGATGACGCTGTGAATGCCGTCGACGGCGAGGAGGGATCCCTTGCCGATGGCCACGTTCTCGCCGCCGGCCCGGCCCCAACCGATGCCCAGGCCGCCGGCCCGGATCCGCCTGGGTGGGCGCTTGGCCGATCCCCGCCCGAGGTGTTTGAGCACTTCACCGTAGACCGCGGCCATGGCGAAGGCCCCGTCGACGTTCGACTCGGCCCGCCCGACCGGCTGCTTGACCGCGGTCACCTTGGCCGCGCAGGGGCTGATGAAGAAGGCCCCGATCTTCTTCTTTTCCAGCCCCAGGTCGGCCGAGGCCTTGTCCTTGGCCAGGTAGGCGGCGACCTCCATCGGCGACTCGACCGGGATGACCTGCTCGAGGAGTTCGGGGAAACGGACCTGCAGCAACCGGACCACCGCCGGGCAGGCCGAGGAGATCAGCGGGCGGCGGTAGCGGTGCTCCTCCATGTAGCGCCGGATGGCCTGAGAGACCGCTTCCGCGGCGTACGGTACCTCGTAGACGTCGTCGAAGCCGATCTTCAGCAAGGCCTGAAGGAAGGCTTCGGGCGGCGTCTCGGGACGAAACTGTCCGTAGAACGACGGCGCCGGCAGGGCGATCCGGTGGGCGAAGTCGCCGAGCCGCGTGAAGGGATCGGTCAGGGCCGACTTGGCGTGGTTCGGACAGATGCGGATGCACTCGCCGCAATCGATGCACCGCTCCTCGAGGATGACCGCCTTCCCCTCGCGGACCCGGATGGCCTCGGTCGGGCAGCGCTTGATGCAGTTGGTGCAGCCCTTGCAGGCCTCCCGGTCGAGCTTGACCGAGTGGAAGTACTGGACCATGGAGCTACCCCCTACCAGCCGGTGAGGATCGCCGTGACCTTGGTGCCCCGGCCGACGTCTGAGACGATTGTCATCTGACTGGAGCATCTCTTGATGTTGGATAGTCCCATGCCCGCTCCAAACCCCATCTCACGGATGTGGTCGGGAGCGGTCGAGAAGCCTTCCTGCATGGCTTGCTCGATATCCGCGATCCCGGGTCCTTCGTCTTCAGCGATGAGTTCGATCCGTCCGGGGGAGATGCTCGCCCGCAGAGTGCCCTGACGGGCGTGGATGACGATGTTCATCTCGGCCTCATAGGCGACGATGGCCGCCCGCCTGATGACCGCCGAGGGGACCCCGATCTGCTGAAGGGCTCGCTTGATCCGGCCGGCGGCTTCCCCGGCCGAACTGAAGTCGAGACCCCGCACGGGATAGGCGAGTTGGAGCGAAGCTTGGGGGACGCCCGGCGGGCTAGACTGCTCCGACACCCTGACCGCCCCCGGTGACTTCTTTTCCCGGCCGGCAACCCGGAAGCCCGGCCTGATAAAGGAGCCCGCAGCTCTCGTACATCAATCTGGTGGTCAGCAGACAGGCCAAGCCCTTCTCCGTGGCCAGGGCGATGATCGCGGCGGTCGGGCGCTTGCCGCGGACGAAGATGATCGCCGGGGCGTCGATGACCTCCGCCGTCCGCACCACTTGGCTGTTGGTTAAGCCCGTCAGCAGGAGCGGCCTCGGCCCCGAGAAGGCCAAGACGTCGCTCATCAGGTCGCAGGCAAAAGCCGCGCTGACGTCGCTGTCGAGCTTGTCGGTCCCGCAAAGGACCTCGGCGTCGAGGATCCGGGTGATCTCTGACAGTCTCACGTCGGGCCCCCTTTGACAAGACCTCGGCCCCTGAGCGCAAGGGCAGGCCGACCGGTTGGTGTCAGACGCTTCCGCAGTAGAAGCAGGGGTCGTAGGCCCGGATGATCCGTTTCAGAAGCGCCGCCAATTCCTCGTCGGTGCCGGCCGTACCGAGCCTTACGGCCTCCCGCAGCTGGGCCTCGATGAGCCCTTGGTTGAACTCGAGTGGGGTGACGATCCTGACCCCGGTGACCAGGCCCTGGTCGTCAAACTCGTAGTCGTGGACCAGGGTCCCCTGGGGGGCTTCGATGGCCACCAACGCCCGCCGGGCCTTGGGCCGAAGGACCGGGGCCTTCTCCGGCCGGAGCCCCCGCTTCAACAGTGTGTCGATAAGCCAGAGCGACCGTTCCATGCTGAAGACCAGTTCGATGGATTCGGCCAGGAAGTTGTGAAAGGGGTTGGCCGACGGCAACTTGATTTCCGTCCGCCGGGTGATCTCCTTAGCCTTGGGGGTCAACCGGGCGGAGAAGAGATTCAGCCTGGCCAGCGGGCCCACTTGGACCCGCCCCTTCTGGGCCAGTTCATACCGCTCGAAGGTGACCGTCCGCCCGGAGGATTCGGACAGGCCGAAACCCATGTAGCCGTAGCTTCGGCCCTTCGGCTTGACCGCCCAGAAGTCGGCGTCGACCCTGGGCACCGGGTCGTGGTCGAGACGGCTGAAAGTCATCAGGGTCTTCTCGCCGTCCCGGAGGAACCGCTGCAGAGACCAGCGCAACTTGACGAGGTCCTCGTCCTTGGGGACGGCGGTGAAGCCGCCCGGGACGGGGTTGGGGGGGTGAGGACAACGCCCGGTGATCGTCTCCTGCATCTGGTTCCCCAGGCGTCTGAGGAGGAGGCCTCGCTCGGCCAGTTCCGGGTAACGTTCGGTCATCGTCAGGAAGCGGTCGCAGCCGAGATGGTGGGGCAGGGCCAGCATGTACAGGTGGACGCTGTGGCTGGCGATTATCTGGCCGTGATAGGCCAACTCGCGGAGGAGTCTGGTCTGCCGGGACGGGCGGAGACCGAAGCCCCGCTCGATGGCGATGATGGCGGCCAGGCGGTGGGCGTACGAGCAGTTCCCGCAGACGCGGGAGACCAAGCTCGGCACCTCCTCCAGGCGACGCCCCAATAGCAGTCGAGAGAACCCCCGGGTTCCCTGCCCGTTCTGCAGGTTGACCCGAAGATCCCCGCCGTTCCCCTCGATTACCAGGGACCCCCGACCGCGAACGAGGTCGATCGGGTCCACGGTCAGAGCTCGGCTCATCCGCCTTCCCCCCCTAGGGAAGTCGCACCCAGTCGCGAGCGAAAGTGTTCAGGGACCGCAGGGCCTCTTCACGCGGCCATCCCTTGGCCTGCAGGGAACTGACCATGGCCTCTGCGTTGGCGTCGACGAGCGGCCCCCGGCACCCCCGGCAGGTCAGTCGGTAGCTGACGCACCGCGCCGAGCAGCCGCCGGTGGTCACCGGCCCGAGGCACAGGCCCTTCTTCTCCTTTAGGAGGCAGGTGTTCTCCTGAAGCCGGCATTCGAAGCAGACACTCTTGTCTTCGACTACCGGGAGGTCGCCGTGGATCAGGGAGCCGAGGACCCGGGTCAACTCCTGTGGTTCGACCGGGCAACCCGGGAGGGTGAAGTCGACCTGGACGAACTCCCTGACCGGAGAGGGCTTGGTCTCGGGGTGGCCGGACATGACCCCGCCGAAGGCGGCGCAGGTTCCCAGGGCCACCAGGACCTTGGCATTCTTGCGGATGCGGGTCAGACGGTCCCGATCTTCTTCCTGGACCACGGCCCCTTCAACCAGAGCCGCGTCCATGTCCGACGGGATCCGCCCCAGGTCGACCAGGTCATAAGCCACCAGGTTGACCGCCTTGCCGAGGGTGAAGGACTCATCCTCGCAGTTGAGCAGCACGAGCTGGTCCCCCCCGCAGGAGGTCAGCCCGAAGACCCCGACGCTGATCTTGCGCCCCTTGGCGCGGTCGTTTTCCGCCATGTCAGCCCGCCCCCTAGATGACTTCGGGCAGGTTCTGGGCGTCCCAGTAGGAGAAGACCGGGCCGTCCAGACAAGTATACTTGTAACCGATGCTGCAATGGCCGCACTTGCCGATCCCGCAGCGCATCTTGCGCTGCAGGGAGAAGAGGATCTTGTCCTTGGACACCCCGCGTTCGAGCAGGTAGTCCCAGAGTGGCGGGAAGTGCGCCGGCTCGCCGGCCAGGACGGCGTAGGTGCCCTGGGCGACGAACTTGGTCTGGCGGAGCCCGGCGATGAGGCGGGCCATATGGTCTTGGCCTTCGGCGTCGCGCGCGGCGGGGCGACAGACCCGACAAGTGATGTCCTCCCGGTCGCCGAGCCAGGAAAGCTCGTCGCCGAACGGCAGGTCCTTCGCGTCGTCGGCCGTCGCGACCAGGGTCACCTGACCGAAGTCCTTGCGGTTGTCCAGGATGTACCACCGCAAGGATCGCAGGGCGCCGAACCACGGCCCCTCCGAGAGGAGGAGGACGTCGCTCCGGCGCATCCGTTCGATCGGGTAGCCGTTCCCATACGGGCCACGGATTCCGATGAGGGCGTTCTCCTTGAGGTTGTGGAGGGCGGTCGTCACCCGACCGGACTGCCGGACGGCGATCTCGATCAGTCCGCGGCGGCTCGGCGAAGAGACGATGGCAAAGGGCGCCTCGCCGACGCCGATGACACTGAGCATTAGGAACTGACCGGGCTTGAAGTCAAAACTCAGATTGAGCTCTTCGTCTTCGAAGCGCAGCTGGAAGAGGTTGATTTCCAGTGGCAACCGCTGGACCCGGATGACGTGAGCCCTGTTCGGCTGAAGCGGATCGGGCTTGGTCGCGACCGGCACTCCGTTCACTTGACCACCTTCTCTCTGAAGATGGCGTTGAGGACATCGATCACGCTGATCTCGGCCGGGCAGGCGGCGATGCATCGTCCGCATCCCACGCAGCTCGGCCGGCCGTACTGCTCGACGAAGGCGATCTGCTTGTGGTAGTAGCGGAGCTTGATCCGGGTGGACTTGTCCTGGCGGTAGTTGTGGCCGTCAGCCACCCGGGCGAAGCTGTTCGTCAGACAGGAATCCCAGATCCTGACCCGGGAACCGCTGCGTCCGTCCAGATTGACTTGGTCGAAGACATCGTAGCAGTAGCAGGTCGGGCAGACCGCCGAACAGCTGCCGCAACTGAAGCACTTGCGGCCGAGGCTCTCCCAGATCTCACTGTCGTAGTCCAGCTCCAGGATGTGGGGCAGGTCGACCAGCTCTACGCGGTGGGAGAAGGCCGCATGCCGGCGATTCGTCTTGTCCTTATACTGGTCGATGGACTCCGGGCCGATGGGCTGAAAGATGTCCCGGCCGGCGCGGATGATATCGTCGCCGAGGGCCGTCCCGATCCGGACGAAATAGGCCTCCCCCAGGTCGGTCAGGAAAAGGTCGAAGCCGCGATCACTGAAATCGGTCTTCGTCGAGTGGCAGAAGCACAGCTCGTCCGGCAGGCAATCGAGGCCGATGACCGCCGTACGCCGGCGCCTGGCCAAATACCTCGGTTCCTCGAAGCGGCCCGAGAAGACTTGATCGAGAGTCAGGACGGCATTGATATCGCAGGGGTGAAGCCCAAAGAGGACGATCCTTGCCGGGCCCGTCTCTTCCTTGCTCCTGAAGCCCCCGTCGGCGGTGAACTCGAGCAGTTCGTCGGTCGGGGGGTAGAGGATCTTTTTAGGCGGGAGAAGGGTCCTCAGGGAATTGAGGTCTATATCCGCGGGCTTCTTGACCGCCCTGAAGGTGCTCGACCCGCCCCCGTTACGGACTGGGCCGTATAGTTCGCCGAAGGAGCCAAGCAGCTCCAGCAGGCCGATGGCCTTATCCTTGGCCAGCAGTCTGGCGTTGGCGTGGCCGGCGAGGAATCGGCGACTTTCCATCGGCATCACCTCCGAGGCGGAAAATCGGGGGGTTTGTACCTATTCGGCACAAAGTCCGGACACTTTTGTACCTTCCTTCACTAATTGGGAGAAAATTATAAGCAGTCAGACAATGGGTGAAAAACTTCACAATCGTGGGCAACATTATCAATTCGGTCCGAGCCCGAATTTCCCCTTCTTTTCTTCTCTTCTTTTCAGAAATACTGGGACAAGGTTTGCAGTTTATATCGCTTTTGCAGTTTCATT
The sequence above is drawn from the Bacillota bacterium genome and encodes:
- a CDS encoding 4Fe-4S dicluster domain-containing protein, which codes for MESRRFLAGHANARLLAKDKAIGLLELLGSFGELYGPVRNGGGSSTFRAVKKPADIDLNSLRTLLPPKKILYPPTDELLEFTADGGFRSKEETGPARIVLFGLHPCDINAVLTLDQVFSGRFEEPRYLARRRRTAVIGLDCLPDELCFCHSTKTDFSDRGFDLFLTDLGEAYFVRIGTALGDDIIRAGRDIFQPIGPESIDQYKDKTNRRHAAFSHRVELVDLPHILELDYDSEIWESLGRKCFSCGSCSAVCPTCYCYDVFDQVNLDGRSGSRVRIWDSCLTNSFARVADGHNYRQDKSTRIKLRYYHKQIAFVEQYGRPSCVGCGRCIAACPAEISVIDVLNAIFREKVVK
- a CDS encoding FAD-binding oxidoreductase → MNGVPVATKPDPLQPNRAHVIRVQRLPLEINLFQLRFEDEELNLSFDFKPGQFLMLSVIGVGEAPFAIVSSPSRRGLIEIAVRQSGRVTTALHNLKENALIGIRGPYGNGYPIERMRRSDVLLLSEGPWFGALRSLRWYILDNRKDFGQVTLVATADDAKDLPFGDELSWLGDREDITCRVCRPAARDAEGQDHMARLIAGLRQTKFVAQGTYAVLAGEPAHFPPLWDYLLERGVSKDKILFSLQRKMRCGIGKCGHCSIGYKYTCLDGPVFSYWDAQNLPEVI